In Spodoptera frugiperda isolate SF20-4 chromosome 12, AGI-APGP_CSIRO_Sfru_2.0, whole genome shotgun sequence, a single window of DNA contains:
- the LOC118262581 gene encoding nitric oxide-associated protein 1 — translation MLYSMRYVLRLCRRQVVLQNKHLTQVRTITNFETEQKSNKNNDTKDYPELLQKYKDKIIFNSYLENDKLRLGYFKYHKKVVKEAKATLKKQFQEKSLPPLPVALQYYVDKDKLLSVENPHSPVLEPDKELQLPFGSSTKIEYDDKPETPSQPVANAKEATASVPQTEQEFDRSDINKWMTNYEYFDDTKILSEDLEDESNWSKYYGTPDPTVRVSKVACGGCGALLHCSDPAIPGYLPSEIYKGRQEDELKTMECQRCHFLKEYNIALDVRVQPEEYEKLLQSIRKVKSLVLLMVDLLDFPCSIWPGIVDIIGKDRPIILVANKVDLLPGDSIGYLKRIKESLMTQIKNSKLHDANIKHVALISAKTGYGVEELISAMFKLWLYKGDVFLVGCTNVGKSSLFNALLQSDYCKVHAVDIIKRATVSRWPGTTLNLLKFPINRPSGWKIYQRTRRLQSEAKLYKVEKEIRKAQLHGKTPTEAPALIGHIGRSFSELDDVDNIDSDKQRMSVLNERNEIFAKSKWLYDTPGVIHPDQVLSLLSTEELLVTIPKQLIRPQTYFIYEGCTIFIGGLARVDLVDSADPCRFTIFCSESLPITVTKTEDADDVYDKFVGTELFAAPSGGQARLSRWPGLQHAADLLEFNGEGPKWVCGDIVLSSVAWVGVTAKKGMKCKVRAWTPEGRGIYRREPSVLPYSVNLKGKRLRDTPAYLVGKVFSDEE, via the exons ATGCTCTATTCAATGCGATATGTTTTGAGGTTATGTCGGAGGCAAgttgttttacaaaataagcATTTAACTCAAGTTCGAACTATAACAAATTTTGAAACAGaacaaaaatcaaacaaaaataacgatACGAAAGATTATCCCGAGTTGTTGCAGAAATACaaggataaaataattttcaactCGTACTTGGAAAACGACAAACTGAGGTTAGGCTACTTTAAGTATCACAAGAAAGTTGTTAAAGAAGCTAAAGCCACGTTAAAGAAACAATTTCAGGAGAAGAGTTTACCTCCACTCCCGGTGGCATTACAGTACTATGTAGACAAAGACAAGTTACTTTCAGTTGAAAACCCACACAGCCCAGTCTTAGAACCTGACAAAGAGCTGCAGCTACCATTTGGGTCGTCTACGAAAATAGAATATGACGATAAGCCAGAGACTCCATCACAGCCAGTTGCCAATGCTAAGGAAGCAACAGCATCTGTACCACAGACAGAGCAGGAATTTGATAGATCAGACATAAATAAATGGATGACAAACTATGAGTACTTTGATGACACCAAAATATTATCTGAAGATTTGGAAGATGAAAGTAACTGGTCCAAGTACTATGGTACCCCTGATCCTACAGTCAGAGTGAGTAAGGTGGCGTGTGGGGGCTGCGGTGCTCTGCTTCACTGCAGCGACCCTGCCATCCCAGGGTACTTGCCTAGTGAGATCTACAAGGGCCGACAAGAAGACGAACTCAAGACTATGGAGTGCCAGAGATGTCATTTCCTCAAGGAGTACAACATTGCACTGGATGTTCGTGTTCAGCCAGAAGAGTATGAAAAATTATTGCAATCTATCAG aAAAGTAAAATCCCTAGTTCTACTAATGGTTGATTTGCTGGACTTTCCCTGCTCAATATGGCCGGGCATTGTGGACATCATAGGAAAAGACAGACCCATCATACTTGTTGCTAATAAG GTGGACTTGCTGCCGGGTGACAGCATCGGATACTTGAAACGCATTAAAGAATCCCTTATGACACAAATAAAGAACTCGAAGCTACATGACGCAAACATTAAGCATGTCGCTCTGATATCAGCTAAAACAGGTTATGGAGTAGAAGAGCTCATCTCAGCCATGTTCAAATTGTGGCTGTACAAGGGCGATGTGTTCCTGGTTGGCTGCACCAATGTAGGCAAGAGCTCCTTGTTCAATGCCTTGCTGCAGTCTGACTACTGCAAAGTGCATGCTGTGGACATCATCAAACGTGCCACTGTCAGTCGCTGGCCAGGCACAACACTAAATCTACTCAAATTCCCTATCAACAGACCTTCAGGTTGGAAAATATACCAAAGAACACGAAGGTTGCAATCCGAAGCTAAGCTTTACAAAGTTGAGAAAGAAATCAGAAAAGCTCAGTTACATGGCAAAACGCCTACGGAAGCTCCCGCCCTGATTGGACATATAGGACGGTCATTCTCTGAACTCGATGACGTCGACAATATTGATTCAGATAAACAAAGAATGTCAGTTTTGAATGAAAGGAATGAAATATTCGCAAAGAGCAAATGGCTATACGACACGCCGGGAGTGATCCACCCTGATCAAGTTCTGTCTCTCCTTAGCACCGAGGAATTGCTTGTTACCATTCCAAAACAATTGATCAGGCCACAGACCTACTTCATATATGAAGGTTGCACGATATTTATCGGCGGTCTGGCTCGGGTAGACCTCGTCGACAGTGCGGACCCTTGTCGATTCACTATATTTTGTTCTGAGAGTTTACCAATAACTGTAACAAAGACTGAGGATGCTGACGACGTGTACGATAAGTTTGTGGGCACAGAGCTGTTCGCGGCGCCCAGTGGGGGGCAGGCGAGACTTAGCAGGTGGCCGGGGCTGCAGCATGCTGCGGACTTACTGGAGTTTAATGGGGAAGGACCCAAGTGGGTCTGCGGGGACATTGTTTTGTCTTCGGTGGCTTGGGTCGGAGTCACAGCTAAGAAGGGAATGAAGTGTAAAGTGCGCGCGTGGACACCGGAGGGAAGAGGAATCTATAGACGGGAACCTTCCGTTTTGCCATACTCTGTTAATTTAAAGGGCAAACGGTTGCGCGACACGCCGGCGTATTTAGTTGGAAAAGTGTTCTCTGACGAAGAATAG